Proteins from a genomic interval of Amycolatopsis sp. cg13:
- a CDS encoding nitrate/nitrite transporter, translating to MDATKSASDTAALPVAKASRYRWVILAVCWLAYTLIYLNRTAWSVVAVDASHSIGLSVAQLGIFATAMSIGYVVTNIPGGIVADLIGGRLAVGISLVLAGVLTFAFGTVHNLGVGIALQVLIGLVSGADVASFTKLLSRWFPPRERGTAFGLYITATAFGSVLANASIPALMARLDWNGVYYLFGVLTVVVGVICWVLLRNDPPGSVETTEPGGRLGFAAMFKNRNLMSLAAAGLGMQWATLGFLAWGNSLMVKSLGLSAGKAALVMVIVSTTAIGVKPLVGFLSDRLRGTRKAHLMILSGYFAVILVVFGLVRDYSVLLILAPLLGLGVYGYTVLTNSTVPQYADPRFVGGAFGLANTAWQLGGVFAPVAVGAVFSATGSLFLSFGVLAIGPLLGVLLLIPIREREAVSP from the coding sequence ATGGATGCGACAAAGTCCGCATCGGACACCGCGGCGCTCCCGGTCGCGAAAGCATCTCGCTACCGGTGGGTGATCCTCGCCGTGTGCTGGCTGGCCTACACCCTCATCTACCTCAACCGCACCGCCTGGTCGGTGGTCGCGGTCGACGCTTCGCATTCCATCGGGCTGTCGGTGGCGCAGCTGGGGATCTTCGCGACCGCGATGTCCATCGGCTACGTGGTCACCAACATTCCCGGCGGAATCGTCGCGGACCTGATCGGCGGCCGCCTCGCCGTGGGGATTTCCCTTGTCCTGGCGGGAGTTCTGACGTTCGCCTTCGGCACCGTGCACAACCTCGGCGTGGGGATCGCGCTCCAGGTCCTCATCGGGCTGGTCAGCGGCGCCGACGTCGCGTCCTTCACGAAGCTGCTCAGCCGCTGGTTCCCGCCGCGCGAGCGCGGGACCGCGTTCGGGCTGTACATCACCGCGACCGCGTTCGGCAGCGTGCTCGCCAACGCCTCCATCCCGGCGCTGATGGCGCGGCTCGATTGGAACGGGGTCTACTACCTGTTCGGCGTGCTCACCGTCGTGGTGGGCGTGATCTGCTGGGTCCTGCTGCGCAACGACCCGCCCGGTTCCGTCGAGACGACCGAACCGGGCGGACGGCTCGGCTTCGCGGCGATGTTCAAGAACCGCAACCTGATGTCGCTCGCGGCCGCCGGGCTCGGCATGCAGTGGGCCACCCTGGGGTTCCTGGCCTGGGGCAACTCGCTGATGGTCAAGTCGCTCGGGCTCTCGGCCGGGAAGGCCGCCCTGGTCATGGTCATCGTCAGCACCACCGCGATCGGTGTGAAACCCTTGGTCGGCTTCCTGTCCGACCGCCTGCGCGGCACCCGCAAGGCGCACCTGATGATCCTCAGCGGGTACTTCGCGGTCATCCTGGTCGTCTTCGGCCTGGTGCGCGACTACTCCGTGCTGCTGATCCTCGCCCCGCTGCTCGGTTTGGGCGTGTACGGCTACACGGTGCTGACCAACTCGACCGTCCCGCAGTACGCCGACCCGCGGTTCGTCGGCGGGGCCTTCGGTCTCGCCAACACGGCCTGGCAGCTGGGCGGCGTGTTCGCACCGGTCGCGGTCGGCGCCGTGTTCAGCGCGACCGGCTCGCTGTTCCTGTCTTTCGGCGTATTGGCGATCGGTCCGCTGCTGGGTGTTCTGTTGCTCATTCCGATCCGCGAGCGCGAAGCAGTCAGCCCTTGA
- a CDS encoding amidohydrolase family protein — translation MSRAQRIDTHQHLVPPRYAKWMQDKGIRPGGIDLPSWSAPSALKFMDGHGIATGILSLSTPGVYFGDIPEARRWAREVNEYAAEVVADRPDRFGFFATLTLPDVEGALAEAEYALDTLHADGIVLLANNDGRYLGDPGFEPLLRFLHERRTPVFVHPGELPGPEVPGIPTFTADFLLDTTRTAISLILSGSMEKYPGITFILAHAGGFVPYISYRILLTMLNTKNKAQQAWALLDQKHQVPKQLSVLRQFYYDIALSASPSALPSLLEVAAPDHITYGSDFPFAPAVAVGFMNKTFERYPLDDGLRAAIDRGNSEKLFPRLKG, via the coding sequence ATGAGCCGTGCCCAGCGCATCGACACCCACCAGCACCTCGTGCCGCCCCGCTACGCGAAATGGATGCAGGACAAAGGAATCCGCCCTGGCGGCATCGATCTGCCGTCCTGGTCGGCACCGTCCGCGCTGAAGTTCATGGACGGCCACGGAATCGCCACCGGAATTCTTTCCCTCTCCACGCCCGGGGTCTATTTCGGAGACATCCCGGAGGCCCGCCGCTGGGCGCGCGAGGTCAACGAATACGCCGCCGAAGTCGTCGCCGACCGGCCGGACCGGTTCGGATTCTTCGCCACCCTCACCCTGCCCGACGTCGAGGGTGCACTCGCCGAAGCCGAATACGCGCTCGACACGCTGCACGCCGACGGAATCGTCCTGCTGGCCAACAACGACGGCCGCTACCTCGGCGACCCCGGATTCGAGCCGCTGCTGCGGTTCCTCCACGAACGCCGGACGCCGGTCTTCGTCCACCCCGGCGAACTGCCCGGCCCGGAGGTGCCCGGAATCCCCACTTTCACCGCGGACTTCCTGCTCGACACCACGCGCACCGCGATCAGCCTGATCCTGTCGGGATCGATGGAAAAATATCCCGGGATCACATTCATCCTCGCCCACGCGGGCGGGTTCGTGCCCTACATTTCTTATCGCATCCTGCTCACGATGCTGAACACGAAGAACAAGGCACAGCAAGCGTGGGCGCTGCTCGACCAGAAGCACCAGGTGCCCAAGCAGCTCTCAGTGCTGCGCCAGTTCTACTACGACATCGCCCTTTCGGCGTCGCCGTCGGCCTTGCCGAGCCTTCTGGAGGTGGCGGCCCCAGACCACATCACGTACGGCAGCGACTTCCCGTTCGCCCCCGCGGTCGCCGTCGGTTTCATGAACAAAACCTTCGAACGCTATCCCTTGGACGACGGCCTGCGGGCGGCGATCGACCGCGGAAACTCGGAGAAGCTGTTCCCTCGCCTCAAGGGCTGA
- a CDS encoding LysR family transcriptional regulator: protein MLELRHLDYFRAVAEYGSISRAAAALHLTQPTLSRQIARLEKSLGHQLLRRTATGAELTAVGEGLREHLLSIFELVDRVPEVLQAAASARRLVHLGVPSGIPAGWIEDYLNAVREAAPEIHFAIVEATSEEQRRLLLNGSLDLSLVHTQPPELHKEFLFRQRLGCVFREGTGPRDREELDVTDLDGLRVMAHSAKGEEVSLRAAATATGTEVDWLFRAFSEHSELIATSSQVDTVLIGATSARKWFPAWHWLPLRAERPEHWMRTWAAWAGNDPKHGDVLLGCLRETARRYRADPTYEFTA from the coding sequence ATGCTGGAGCTGCGTCACCTCGACTATTTCCGCGCCGTCGCCGAGTACGGCTCGATCTCGCGCGCCGCGGCGGCCCTGCACCTCACCCAGCCGACGCTGAGCAGGCAGATCGCCCGGCTGGAGAAGTCGCTCGGGCACCAGCTCCTGCGGCGCACCGCGACCGGAGCCGAGCTGACCGCGGTCGGCGAGGGCCTGCGCGAGCACCTGTTGTCCATCTTCGAACTGGTCGACCGGGTCCCCGAGGTCCTTCAGGCCGCCGCCAGCGCCCGGCGCCTCGTCCACTTGGGAGTCCCGTCGGGGATCCCGGCCGGCTGGATCGAGGACTACCTGAACGCGGTGCGCGAAGCCGCGCCGGAGATCCATTTCGCGATCGTCGAAGCCACCAGCGAGGAGCAGCGCAGGTTGCTGCTCAACGGTTCGCTGGACCTGAGCCTTGTGCACACCCAGCCGCCCGAGCTCCACAAGGAATTCCTTTTCCGGCAACGGCTCGGCTGCGTCTTCCGCGAAGGCACCGGGCCGCGCGACCGGGAGGAGCTCGATGTCACCGATCTCGACGGGCTGCGCGTCATGGCCCATTCCGCCAAGGGCGAAGAGGTGAGCCTGCGCGCGGCGGCGACCGCGACCGGAACCGAAGTCGACTGGCTGTTCCGGGCGTTCTCCGAGCACAGCGAACTGATCGCCACCAGCTCACAGGTCGACACGGTGCTCATCGGCGCGACGTCCGCGCGGAAGTGGTTCCCCGCGTGGCACTGGCTCCCGTTGCGGGCGGAGCGTCCCGAACACTGGATGCGGACGTGGGCCGCCTGGGCGGGCAACGATCCGAAGCACGGCGATGTGCTGCTGGGCTGCCTGCGGGAAACCGCCCGGCGCTACCGGGCCGATCCCACCTACGAGTTCACCGCCTGA
- a CDS encoding alpha/beta fold hydrolase, with amino-acid sequence MTVELAFERLPGPEKAPFTFVLVHGWARSRSDWHPVLPGLQRIAPLVLVDLRGHGESGPGPDMRLPHVAADVRALADRLGLGRVVLVAHSAGSEAAAFLARQQPESVTGLVAIDPAFGLPDEDRARIETIAKRLRCEDPVAVAREHFASHGPCPVLPGTGDLVAATPAAVRDLFIEFAFGTDALHFQSQAKEFFADFPVPILAIYRNRERARLAREFLSGAAVKVLPGGHWTHHEHPGDVVAAIAEFLSWTEKKEAHHD; translated from the coding sequence ATGACCGTCGAGTTGGCTTTCGAGCGGCTGCCAGGACCGGAGAAGGCTCCGTTCACCTTCGTGCTCGTCCACGGCTGGGCGCGCTCGCGCTCGGACTGGCACCCCGTATTGCCTGGCCTGCAACGGATCGCTCCCCTCGTGCTCGTGGACCTGCGCGGGCACGGCGAGTCCGGGCCGGGGCCGGACATGCGGCTGCCGCACGTGGCGGCGGACGTGCGCGCGCTGGCGGACCGGCTCGGTCTCGGCCGAGTGGTGCTGGTCGCCCACTCCGCGGGCAGCGAGGCGGCCGCCTTCCTCGCCCGGCAGCAGCCGGAATCGGTGACCGGGCTGGTCGCGATCGACCCGGCGTTCGGGCTTCCCGACGAGGACCGGGCCCGCATCGAGACGATCGCCAAGCGGCTCCGGTGCGAGGATCCCGTCGCGGTCGCCCGCGAACACTTCGCCAGCCACGGGCCTTGCCCCGTGCTCCCCGGCACCGGCGACCTGGTCGCCGCCACGCCGGCGGCCGTCCGCGACCTGTTCATCGAGTTCGCTTTCGGCACGGACGCGCTGCATTTCCAGTCGCAGGCGAAAGAGTTCTTCGCCGATTTCCCCGTACCAATACTCGCGATCTACCGGAACCGCGAACGCGCCCGCCTGGCCCGCGAATTCCTCTCCGGCGCCGCGGTCAAGGTCCTGCCAGGCGGGCATTGGACGCATCACGAGCACCCCGGCGACGTGGTGGCCGCGATCGCCGAATTCCTGTCCTGGACGGAAAAGAAGGAAGCACACCATGACTGA
- a CDS encoding TetR/AcrR family transcriptional regulator produces the protein MNVNERGTRRRRANGEESRRKILDATVEVAGERGYEGTSIALVSKKCGLPASSIYWHFKDKDDLIAAVIERSFDSWLAALSLPEEDGTPLARVTGLAQQVAKALLDAPDFLRLGLMLTLERRPEEPSARTMFLQVRGIAHERVAGMMAEFMPELDPASVELLTTYAMAGADGLFVAKEIGGDSVDLMRLFELHAQAVLGLAARLR, from the coding sequence GTGAACGTGAACGAACGAGGTACGCGACGCCGTCGAGCAAACGGCGAGGAGTCGCGCCGGAAGATTCTCGACGCGACCGTCGAGGTCGCCGGGGAGCGCGGCTACGAGGGCACCAGCATCGCCTTGGTGAGCAAGAAATGCGGGCTCCCGGCGAGTTCGATTTACTGGCATTTCAAGGACAAAGACGACCTGATCGCCGCGGTCATCGAGCGCAGTTTCGACAGCTGGCTCGCCGCGTTGTCCTTGCCGGAGGAAGACGGAACGCCGCTGGCGCGGGTGACCGGGCTGGCTCAGCAGGTCGCGAAGGCGCTGCTCGACGCCCCGGATTTCTTGCGCCTCGGCCTCATGCTGACCCTGGAACGCCGCCCCGAAGAGCCCAGCGCGCGGACGATGTTTCTGCAAGTGCGCGGCATCGCGCATGAACGCGTCGCGGGCATGATGGCCGAATTCATGCCGGAACTGGACCCCGCGTCCGTGGAACTGCTCACGACGTACGCCATGGCCGGTGCCGACGGACTGTTCGTCGCGAAGGAAATCGGCGGCGACAGCGTCGACCTGATGCGCCTGTTCGAACTGCATGCCCAGGCGGTGCTCGGCCTCGCTGCCCGGCTTCGCTGA
- a CDS encoding sugar phosphate isomerase/epimerase family protein, with product MKFGVATICLPTVDIPECIAQVHAAGFGGIEWRVEPRPGSIRDPRPAHPYLVDHHATLPLDVPTAEAVARDTRAAGLDVIGLAPYIEVGDTEMLQLACDLARAADAPQIRLQAPRISRTGKSYSDLFEHTVSFFGEIETAARAAGIRALLEIHHNTICPSASLAHRVVSRFDPAHVGVIYDLGNLVFEGYEAHEIALDLLGEHLGHVHLKNAAHFRSPGGGWQAGWTPLEDGEVDVPRVLGLIGQRGYPGWVSVEDMSLDRPPVSTLRHNAAQLREWGLLH from the coding sequence GTGAAGTTCGGCGTCGCGACGATCTGTCTGCCCACAGTGGACATTCCCGAGTGCATCGCCCAGGTGCACGCCGCGGGGTTCGGCGGGATCGAATGGCGGGTCGAGCCGCGTCCCGGCAGCATCCGCGACCCGCGGCCCGCGCACCCCTACCTGGTCGACCACCACGCCACCCTCCCGCTGGACGTGCCGACGGCGGAGGCGGTCGCCCGCGACACGCGCGCGGCGGGACTCGACGTGATCGGCCTGGCCCCCTACATCGAGGTCGGCGACACCGAGATGCTCCAGCTCGCGTGCGATCTGGCCCGGGCCGCTGACGCTCCGCAAATTCGTTTGCAGGCACCGAGAATCTCCCGAACGGGAAAGTCCTATTCGGACTTGTTCGAGCACACCGTCTCGTTCTTCGGGGAAATCGAAACCGCTGCGAGAGCGGCCGGAATCCGCGCACTGCTGGAGATCCACCACAACACCATCTGCCCCAGCGCCTCGCTCGCGCACCGGGTCGTCTCGCGCTTCGACCCCGCGCACGTCGGGGTCATCTACGACCTCGGCAATCTCGTCTTCGAAGGCTATGAGGCGCACGAGATCGCGCTCGACCTGCTCGGCGAGCATCTCGGACACGTGCACCTGAAGAACGCCGCGCACTTCCGTTCGCCAGGCGGCGGCTGGCAAGCCGGGTGGACTCCGCTCGAGGACGGCGAGGTCGACGTCCCTCGGGTGCTCGGCCTCATCGGCCAACGCGGCTACCCCGGCTGGGTTTCGGTCGAGGACATGAGCCTGGACCGCCCGCCCGTCTCGACCCTGCGCCACAACGCGGCCCAGCTCCGCGAGTGGGGCCTGCTGCACTGA
- a CDS encoding SDR family oxidoreductase, giving the protein MTEPRRVAIVTGAAGKLGTAIAERLLEDGVAVVVADVKADAADATAAALDARFAPPAVGIAADLGSVQSIEDLIAEVGKRFGRIDVIVNNAAVNRRSTLAGLSPDDWDLMSEVNLRGPAFLVSRALEFFKAQRSGTVVNIASRNWVSGGPVAYTAMKAGLVGLTRSFATELAKYNVTANAVAPSFILSDFTAYDRDEGQLRRLIAEYQAITPMPRMAEPRDVAEAVAFLASPAASFITGEVLHVCGGAQLAPLPQTPLAVEHPALP; this is encoded by the coding sequence ATGACTGAACCCCGCCGTGTCGCCATTGTCACCGGAGCCGCGGGAAAGCTGGGCACCGCCATCGCCGAACGCCTGCTCGAAGACGGCGTCGCGGTCGTGGTGGCCGACGTGAAGGCGGACGCGGCGGACGCGACCGCCGCCGCCCTCGACGCCAGGTTCGCCCCGCCCGCAGTCGGCATCGCCGCGGATCTCGGGTCCGTGCAGTCGATCGAGGACCTGATCGCGGAAGTCGGCAAACGCTTCGGCCGGATCGACGTCATCGTCAACAACGCGGCCGTGAACCGCCGCTCCACGCTCGCCGGGCTTTCCCCGGACGACTGGGACCTCATGAGCGAAGTGAACCTGCGCGGCCCGGCGTTCCTCGTCAGCCGGGCACTGGAGTTCTTCAAGGCGCAACGCAGCGGTACGGTGGTCAACATCGCCTCGCGCAACTGGGTTTCCGGCGGGCCGGTCGCCTACACCGCCATGAAAGCCGGACTCGTCGGGTTGACCCGCTCCTTCGCGACCGAACTCGCGAAGTACAACGTCACGGCGAACGCAGTCGCGCCCAGCTTCATCCTCTCCGACTTCACCGCCTACGACCGCGACGAAGGCCAGCTGCGGCGGCTCATCGCCGAGTACCAGGCCATCACGCCGATGCCGCGGATGGCGGAACCCCGTGACGTCGCCGAGGCCGTCGCCTTCCTGGCCTCGCCCGCGGCCTCGTTCATCACCGGAGAGGTCCTGCACGTGTGCGGCGGCGCGCAGCTCGCCCCGCTCCCCCAGACCCCGCTCGCCGTCGAGCACCCGGCCCTGCCGTGA